The following DNA comes from Ascaphus truei isolate aAscTru1 chromosome 1, aAscTru1.hap1, whole genome shotgun sequence.
TGCTCGACTGGTTGCTGCAGACCAGGGTCTGCTGCGGACTGTTAGAGGAGCAGGGAGGCCATTGGTGAATAGGCTGGGGGCAGCTCTAGGGCTTGTGGGACATTGGTTGAGTGGGGAGTGGTAGTCTGCGATTGGATTGTTACTTAATTCAACATTATCAGAGCCTTTTTGTAACAATTGTTACTCTAAATACCTTAGTATGTTTATTATCTTTTTGAACAATTTGCTTAAATCAGGACTATAATAATTAATGGGTGAAAAAGCGCACTACCACAAAAATAAATTGTTTGCTCATGTCATTAGCGATTCATTTTGCTTGTAAATGTACACTTCTAAATACCATGTGAAAAAaactgtaataaaaataatataattgtATGTAGTATAATACAAAAAAGAATCTTACCTGTATTGGAAACCATTCTTAGTTTGTTTGCAGACTTTCCTCCAGTTGACTGAAAAAATGGAAATTTCAAACATTTTCCTGTTATCCTGTCACATATTCCAGATGGGCAATTACAGCTTCGTCTGCACTCCATTCCATAGGTGCCATATGGACATTCTGAAATACAGTATAGAACACAGAGAATGGTTAGAAACAATGTGTACATTATATTTTCACGTAGCATTTAACTACAGTACCTTCCTTTATTAAGCATGTTCAAATACTGTAGACTTCCCCCTACCAGTTTCACTGGAGCAAAAATGATCaggtttattaataaaaaatatcccttTGTTCAATTCCATTAAAAAGATGGTGCAACAAGTGTTGTTTGAATTGGAACAAAGATACGTAACACTGCCATGTAAAAAAAGGGACAGTAAAGGATGTTATTTCACAAACTGTAGGGCTATGGGATTTGTTAAAAATGAAAGATGTTAAACAAGCCAATAAACATGCATCCAAAATGACACAAATGTGCAGCATTAATGACAAAATACAAAACTGCTTCCAATTGCATTATTTTCATATGTGAATCCCTCCTGGTAATTAAAAAAAACCAGTGGTTAATGCCTTGTATTAAACAGTACATGGACTCTATTCAGTTCAAAACAAGATACAGATTAAATCCATTTCATAATATCCGGCTCACTGGGGCTATTTGTGATTAAGTTAAACATTATTTATTTGAAATCTGACGCATTTTGAAAAGCTGCTTGAAGCTTAGATAAGAATGCCaagttaggctgagtccatggtcagcgcttaggcgctgacccgtgctgaggagCGCTGATGCTTGTCAGTGagtccctgcagccgcaatgagagcggctttagcaggggctcgagcacgcgtccgcaggcgtgcggaagcgcaggtcttaaatttttttttcgtttcggcgctcacgggagcgcagggccggtcacgtgagcggttcgcccaatgagggcgaaccagctccgtgatgtcactggcccgcccccctaaAAGCCCCCGGACGGCgagcgaactaaggccagggaaagcacccgctttccctcagcctcagggcgcctccgcacggctgcagttaccatggactcagccttaaaaGTGATAGAAACATGGGAACAATAAATCAGATGAGTATTATTTGAAACTATATTACGTTGGGCAACTGTTCTTGTTACTCATTTCTTGATTTTCTTCAGAGATCGTGATTTTGATAAAGACATCAAAATCTGCATTCTGATTGATGATACCTTGGATGATCTGGTATTGGCCTGGTGATAAATGAGAATGAGAATCCGCTGCATTCAAATGAATCCATCGCAAAATTAAGGGGACATTTAAGTATTTAAGTGATAATTTATTGCAGGGGAAAAAAGGAACAATGCACAGATTTTTGGGGGTTATCTTCTTCGTCAAGTCTGAACTCCCAAAACATTGTGAATTGTCCCATTTTTCTCTGAAATAAATTATTACTAAATATATCCCCTTGACTTTGTTATGGATTGATTTGGGTGTGATGGATTCCCTGTTCTTCAGTGAACACTTGTGTAATATCTAATTCATGTAAGTGTAGTCTCTTTTGTAATCTCACATTTATTTAGGGTATGAGGGGTGCATTTTGTAATATCTAATTCATGGAAGTGTAGTCTCTTTTGTAATCTCAAATCTTAATCACAAAAAGGGCAATTTGCCTTtaccgaatttttttttttttaatcattgacAATCCAATCTATGGATTTCGCAATCCGAGCgtagattggattcttaaaatccaccagcgaatAGCGGAATTCATGGATTGGATTAGTAAAATCCACCAGCAGATTGTATACAATGGTCTCTTTAAAATTAATCTGCACAGATTGAAACGGGCGCAATCCGTCGACTGGTTTTACatcgcggaacggattttgaatgcaAAGCTCGGGAAATTCAACAAAAACTGATTATGACAGTTTTGTCCATCTCTAGGTGTGATGTCTTTTGTAACGAACTACAAGCCTCCCAACTTCTGAAGTACTAATTTGCCATTGTAGAAGAATAGTAGATTAGTGTTGCTTGAAGAGCATACTGAATGAAAGTTATAATCAAGGAATCACATGAGGACAGCTAGGAAGACAAGTGGGAGAATGGTATGAACATTTTGTCCAAGCTGGGTTTCTGCACTAAATTAATGCAGTCTTATAAAAACATGCTTAATCCTCTCTCTATTTCCCTGGAGTTCCAGTGAAAATACGTTTATTTCCAGTTTATGACCTGTGTTCAAAATGCAACATTTGTTTCTTAAACAGATGCTATACAGGTGCCTTTCCTGCAGAGCATGACGTATACTAACCATTTACTGTCTATGAAAACCTCAGGGCTTATTGAATGTGTAGAAATGTGGTACATGTAAGTATTGTTCTTCGTGCCATTAAAttgagtttttatatatgtatccaAATATTTTAAAAAGTGCCTTATAACAAATAAGAATAGTTTACTTTTGTAATCATTTATAACAACGCTTACATTTTAATCTGCCGATTTGTTAGCTTCTCTAATAACCACCTAACTAATAAAAAGCTAAACCTTTCATATTCTCATAATAAGCTCTAAAATACTTTTCTATACTTTAAAAACTCCACATGCACTAGTAGTGAGCTTTACTTTCTTGAACCAATCTGTCAACTGACATCATGTGTCTGGGTTTTTGAAACATCTTAGTTCAAGATTACATTGTACAGAAATGTCCAGGTGGATAATAAATAGTATAGTCTATTAAAGAATTGGAATGCAATTGCCCTTAAACTTCAGTTGCAGCAAAACTGACATTATTATTGTTTGACAAGGAGCTCAGTTAGCGTAAGGACAAGAAACACCCAAGAGATGTCTTGACTCCACACACTCAATCAAGCAGTTATTAAAGTGTAGGGCTGTCAAGATTTGAGGAATTAACAtgaaaatgaatatacagtacttgATATATttgttgtatatacagtactgtcacTTTTTagcttccttcctttttaaataggGATTTGACCAAAGCAGCATCTTATTATTTTTAGTGTAATTAGTATAGTGGATTTTGTTGCAACCTTCTCCTTATAGAGAGAGATACATAAACCATCATTTTGGAGCTCAAGAGGCTGCATTCAAATATTTTATTCTCTCAATTTAACTGGGAACATTATAACTCTACAGCACTTCTATGGTCAAAAGTGCAAAAAGGCAGGTGGGATTTCCAATAGTCATGTTAAGTAATGCAGTTCCGTTCCTACTTCTAATAATACCCACAGAAGGCGAGTTCTTCTTACATTGGTTTCCCTGTACAATAGTTGTGTTGCCTGAAAATTGTTAATTCATTTCATGCAGCTCTACTGACACCTGCCAGTTgtgttttactgtacagtatgtgaatcaTTGCGGATTTTTAGATCAAGTCCAAATATTCTTCACTACTATTATATTACCTAACAACAGTAAGATGGTATAGTGCTAATAAAGTTTGAGAACCCCTTTTGGAAACTATAGCACTGTATCAATAAGAGGGAAATGATTACACCTTTGTATCCATGCAAGCACATCTCTATACAACACACTGTGGTGGGATTTTGATACTGTATGCCTCTGAGACATCACATGTGTCTACTACAGTATATTAGTGAGGAATCCAGAGGGGTAATTTTATGGTATTcaaattgtcacgtgtattactactgtgtcgCCTATGTGCATTGATCgcgctatactgtataaataaacacacacacacacacacacacacacacacacacacacacacacacacacacacacacacacacacacacacacacacgtatacatactgtataacagatAGTGAAAGAGGACAGTGAAATTTATCATTTCTAAACTGTTATTTTCTTTACATATTACAAGGCAGTCGTCAGCATCTTCATTCTccaattctttatttatttatcttcctgCTGTACATTTCTTCAAATAtagttgtaggttgtgataccttttaataaaacaacaagtgAGTTCTTCATACAGTAAATGCAACAGTTCTGCACACACTCTGACATCTGGGTTGTTTATTAGACggtattacaacatactgtatatgaatatACACTTCTTCAAGTCTTATATGGCTATAAGGGGACTTTGCACTACACACATATATTGAAATGGTGCATCTTCTTTGCTgtagttttttgttttaaattaagTACATTTACAGTCAAATTTGACTGTCTCCATATTCTGGAAGCCAAATACCTGCAAAAGGAACAGTTACTTTCTGAATCAACCTGGATCAAAATGAGGTTTAGCGAATATGATTGAGAATAAAGCTTCCTGCCAATGTCTGACTGATTAGGATTATACTGGAaatacttattattattattttgcggGTATTAATTTAAATGGGTTCTTTAGTATATCACATGCTTTCTCTATTTATTCACATCTTCTCAAGACTGCATAGCAAACAAATAAGTATATAGGTATTTTTTGCATCTGTGTTTTAAAAAAGATGGAGATCTGTGATAACCAGCAGAAAACAAAAGATTACAAAAACAAAACCAAGTCTGAAAATAAAGTATATGTTTTTGGACAGCTAAGAGACAATATGCACGATTTTAAGACCTCTCTATTTCTTCAATGGACGGCGGACCAGTAGGTTTCAAAGTGCATTGCTTGCCACTTTGGTAGGAAAGGGTTAAGTCCATTCTGGACACATGGACATAGACCGGAAAAAAAGTGACCTAAGTAACTGAAAATGTAACATTGTCTCCATTAGTTAGCCAAACAGAATATCAGATAAGGAAATGATCATGCATTTGTACCTCTGCATATACCAAATTCATCTCCAAAATCATCCTCTTCGGTAAAGAAATGGCATCTCAGACCAGGTCCACATTTGACGCCATCCATGCCAGAAACTGTTCTGTAGCAAGTCTCCCCCACAGCTGCTGCgcaaactctgcagcagccacAGTCATCCAGCACAGTCCTCTTACAGCGCAGGCTGCTCTTGCACTCATTGCTGTCACAGCGTTCAGGGCAATCCACTGCATACTGTGCATTCCAAGCACCACTAAGGTGCACGTTAACTAGGAGAACGGTGAGAAAGATGCAGCACTTCATCTCTCCCTGGAAAAATGAAGCTCTTATGTCTCTAGGCTCAGTGCTTCACTTGCAGCCTTCTGTGTGCTGAGTACAGGCGTACAGCAGGAATGAATCCAAGGTAGTAGCTAAGCATCAACCTACAACTTTGGGAGCTTTATATATGTCAGTCGTCAGCTTCCTCAATCCGGCAGTGCTGTCCTACTGCTAGCCTGCCTTGTTTTAGTTCATGGAATCCAGAAGGATGGAGGTTGGATTAGTTAGCAGGCTGCTGCCATCCAGGAATTGAAAAGGCTGGGCTGATGTCATTTGTTATGTTTAGTTAGTTGTTTTTGCACTAgcactaaaaaaacaaacaacaaaaaaaaacacacacactttcatgTCCCTTCTGAAATGCTCAAGGATGTCTGTAAGAAAATCATTTAGGATATGTATCTTTAGGGGGAAAGCCATTCTAGCACTGGATTGCCACTTTCTATATAAAGGTACATTTATCTGTCTGTAACACCTCTGCAATAAATATAAAGTTAATGCAGCAAAAGTTAACTGTTTGAcattacaaaaacaaaacagctgtAAGATATAAGTACCTATGTAAACAATGACAAATCTCTAGTccatcatgtactgtacatgtacaatATGTTTTATATAAGAACTTTGCATTGACGAGttccacaataaaaatgtactgTACCTGACAAGATAGCCAACAGTACCAAAAAAAAAGGAACCACACAGTATTAAAAAACGGTACAGTACCAAAAGTTTTAGAAAAGGTAGCAAATAACCAAAAAAGGTATCCAACAGTACCATATTTGCTAACATTTTTCCATTCTTGTTATTtcccatattttatattttacaatttattttatgtatCTTCAGTAAATAGACTGTTAAATTAATGTTACATGTACTGTAAGAAAATAAATTCTAACTTTTACTCCTATGGCTAAAGTAGTACTATAAACCAAGACATTGTTGAGATTGGGACAACTTTTTGGCTTGATTCCCCTTTATTTCATGTGTTGTTGTATAGAAGTGAATTAGTCATAGATTAAGATTTAATGACGTACAGTAACATACTATCCAACCATTTTTAATCACACTTCTGACTCAAAACACTTGTAAAACTGCATGACTTACTCATACCTCGATcctaggaagggggggaggccaTACTGAGCCCCCTAAATCAATCCCTCATTAAATAATGCACATACAAGAAGTTGGGAGACAGATTGCAGCtttgttacatatatacatatattgtatcTCTATTTGCCAAATTGCTGCCCAAACCCCTTGGTCCAAAACAATGCCACCACTGGAAGTTCACTGCCATACCGGCCGCTCAAGCCAAGCAGGGCCCCGCCTATCCCAAACGACAACTGCACGTACCTTAGACCTCCACACAAGGAGTCAACTTCCGCCAGGGTCCTTTTCCCCTATATCGCACAAGGAAGGTCATTTAACTAACTTGAACTGCCCTTGCAACCACACCACATGAACCACCTTCTCCAGGTCCGACTGCAAACTCAAATTGAATATGCGCCCATCACTCCTTAACAAGCTTGCTTACCCACCTTCCAGATCCACATGCCTCAAAGCGACACCCTCAAATTCCATTGCTTTGTTCACTTTCCTCCTACAGCTGTCCACTGCCTTGGTTCTCCCAGGCCCTCTCCACACAACCATGGGAGTTACAGTACCTTTGACCATACCCAAAAGGGGTTGCCAAGATTTACCAATACTGACACTAAATTCCTCTGCATCATCCTCAACAAATCCAATGACTGTAACATTGTCAGATCatcaccccttcccccacccccacatgcaATACTACCAACCTGGCAAAAACAAAAACACTCTTCCACCTCCAAACTTCTGGCAAGAGCTGTGATATGAGAACAAAATGTAGAAGAGAAGCACATAGACACCTATTTGTGAAGGCGCACTCAAGTGGGTAAATGATTTAACATAGAAACTGTGCAAGGATAAGGTTAATTGataaaaatgtaacttttaatataaCTTCAGATATAGTAGGTATGCAGTAGgaacaatttaaaaaaagttaTCAAATTAAAGAAACTGCCTAGCTTTGGCCTTTAGTCCTGGTAGCAAAACCGATACATACACATACTTTCTCACATGAAATGATTGCAGGAAAACAGCACGCAACACAAGAcaagacaatacaatacagacaaAATGGAGACAAAATGGATTCTGCAACCCACCAACAACCTCCTCTCCATAGacaccccccagtccatttcatccATATGTCATCCATTTCTACAGTATGTTCATTTCAACAATATTAGATTAACAGTCCTTTCTGTTATACTTTTTGAAATCTTCATTGAGAAATGTATAACTTTATTTTTGGACAACATGGTATCCATCCCTGGTAGAGGGTATTTCTTTGGTGTATAACCCTTGGTCCGGTACCTCAATTCCTTGGAGTCTCACCCACTCCTTATCTATTTGCAATTGTTTTTCCCTCTCCAGACAAGCATTTATTTGTTGTTGGATCACATCAGGAGAGTATTGTTGCATTAGAGTGTTTTCTGTCTGTTCTTCATATATATCTTCTTGGAGGGGCATGGAGGGAATGACTTAATCGGTCAGCTTGGTGATCAATCCTTTAACGCAAGCGATAACAATGAATATGACaacaaaaacacatacacacataatcaGTCCTTGCACCAGTTTCGCTCCCTGTGACCCAAACCACGTGCCTAGTCCCAAGTCCCAGCTAGATGTTACTTGCAAAGAGTCTTCCAACTTTGACACTACTTCTTTTTTCCCCAGTATATCATGGgtaatgtttagctgtattgtcAGGTACGTACATACAACCTTCTTCTCCCACCACAGCACAAACACTTCCTTGGGCTGCCAATAAATAATCTAAAGCCATCCTATTTTGTAAGGTCATAGATCTAAGAGCCATCAGTTCAGTATTGATCCTTAAAAAGCATTCTGTATCATTAGCCAATTCATCCACAGTCGAGTAAGTGCTCGTATTCTTCGCCAATTATCATATACTCCAGTGACAGGTATTAAAAGATTAACAACTGCATTAAAATCCCCGATTATCTCCTTAAAAGATAATCCATCTCTGTGTTTTAGCTACTGGCGGGAATAATGAACATAATTTAAAGAATTTTCGTTGGATATTCTGAAAGAAGGTATAGAAACGCTAGATAACAAGAACCCCACCAATCTTTATGTAAACTTATGAATGCTTTAGAGCCACAAATCCAATACAAGTCTTTACTCATGCCATAATTGAGGAGTTCGTCACACATACTCCACCTAGCTTGATACATTTCTTctcttatacactggcgacacactttattcgagctcggctagtcccacgaattcgggtatacccgggtgtattgaggtttgtgactgttttctgcccgagtgcattgaggtattttccaagcagggattgaagcattttattcccgttggctgcaatactgcacagtatatatatatatactgcattacaattcatgaatttatgccatctggtagacacgcgaagcattgcagcctattaaatcctaatcattatcatttaacagatcagccgcccgtcagccaggcatgaacccaggctgggaaggcaaacgcaacggggcttgtcagaggtgaggagcggcgcattccaggtatctgccaggtacatactgggtatttgctcgaataaagtgtgtcggtgcagtagttacaTTAGTTTTTACCGTACCAGAACCTGCCTTCCCTGGACGAGCACGAAAATCTCCTGATCTAGTGTAAAACCTTTGTAATTGTCCAGTAGTATTGAAAAGATCACAATACATAGTAACTGCATTTGATGTGCCTACATATATCATAACTAAATATTTCCTTGCATCTGTATTATTGAATTCACGGAAATCTTCAACAGAATAAATATAATTTTCACACATCCTATCTCTCTGATCTTTCGTTTGATGTGAATATGTGAACATATCTTCTGAATAGACATACGGCACTATATTGAGGGGTGTCACTACTATATTTTGTGTTACTTAAATCATATTGCTTAACATTTCTGCATGGtcaatctttttatttttatatataccctatttcctcgattctaagacgccatcgattctaagacgcacccttgatttaataaaaaaaattgaggaaaaaacccccactatattaaatgtgcagaattttttttcgggagagagacagggagagagggggggggggaagagagagagagggagagttgggggaagagagagagagggaacagagagggaagagagaaagagaggggggaagagagagaaagagggggggaagagagagagaggggggaagagagagagaggggggaggagagaagatagagagggggggagaagagatatagagaggtggggagaagagatagagagaggggggagagagagggaagagagagggaagagagagggaagagagagggaagagagagggaagagagagagagtgggggggaagagagagaatgggggggaagagagagaagggtagaattggggggaagagagagggaagagagaagagagagagaggggggaagagagggggggaatagagagaggggaggc
Coding sequences within:
- the ESM1 gene encoding endothelial cell-specific molecule 1 — protein: MKCCIFLTVLLVNVHLSGAWNAQYAVDCPERCDSNECKSSLRCKRTVLDDCGCCRVCAAAVGETCYRTVSGMDGVKCGPGLRCHFFTEEDDFGDEFGICRECPYGTYGMECRRSCNCPSGICDRITGKCLKFPFFQSTGGKSANKLRMVSNTDTEMASGDGNNVKEEFLKDKSIRPPEIKWLNPR